From one Bradyrhizobium sp. Ash2021 genomic stretch:
- a CDS encoding MucR family transcriptional regulator, with the protein MTDAAGKTPVELTASIVSAYLSNNPTQASEIPNLISQVHAALMRVSTGRVEAPLEPAKPAVSIKKSMTPEYLVCLEDGKRFKSLKRHLRTQYNMTPEQYRDKWGLPADYPMVAPNYAVARSQLAKKMGLGQQQRKRK; encoded by the coding sequence ATGACCGATGCCGCCGGCAAGACGCCAGTCGAACTCACCGCCAGTATCGTATCGGCATATCTAAGCAACAATCCGACCCAGGCGTCGGAAATTCCGAACCTGATCAGCCAGGTTCATGCCGCGCTGATGCGGGTATCGACCGGCCGGGTGGAGGCGCCGCTCGAGCCGGCAAAGCCCGCGGTTTCCATCAAGAAATCGATGACGCCGGAATATCTGGTCTGTCTCGAGGACGGCAAGCGCTTCAAGTCGCTGAAGCGCCATCTGCGCACGCAGTACAACATGACGCCGGAGCAATACCGCGACAAATGGGGGCTTCCGGCCGACTATCCGATGGTCGCGCCGAATTATGCGGTGGCCCGTTCGCAGCTCGCCAAGAAGATGGGGCTCGGCCAGCAGCAGCGGAAGCGGAAATAG
- a CDS encoding SufE family protein, with protein MTIDEIRDNFALLDEWDDRYRYVIELGRMLAPMPEAEHSATNKVNGCASQVWLSKQIDRTGNREPRLNYLGDSDAHIVRGLIAILLTLYSGHTPQQILSTDAIAVFDEFGFREHLTPQRSNGLRSMVERIRSDAREALATAS; from the coding sequence ATGACGATCGACGAAATCAGGGATAATTTTGCGCTGCTGGACGAGTGGGACGACCGCTACCGGTACGTCATCGAACTCGGCCGTATGCTGGCGCCGATGCCGGAGGCCGAGCATTCCGCGACCAACAAGGTCAATGGCTGCGCCAGCCAAGTCTGGCTTTCGAAGCAGATCGATCGCACCGGCAATCGCGAACCGCGATTGAATTATCTCGGCGACAGCGACGCCCACATCGTCCGCGGCCTGATTGCGATCCTGCTGACGCTGTATTCCGGGCACACGCCGCAGCAGATCCTGTCGACCGACGCGATCGCGGTGTTCGACGAATTCGGATTCCGAGAGCACCTGACGCCGCAGCGCTCCAACGGCCTGCGCTCGATGGTCGAGCGCATTCGCTCCGATGCGCGCGAGGCGCTCGCCACCGCTTCCTGA
- a CDS encoding DUF308 domain-containing protein, whose amino-acid sequence MMVVMLVAGFGFVLAGLLAIGFGIPVKEFSFGNTLILTGVIGVCTGAIMLGLWMAVRELKNVARRLGAGISAEPHGEVVAQPLAPRAPAPGDGGFLFSRDQPPAAEHAGYAEPAAPAAPRPWHEEAASRDRPRNEVPPETEPAEAAPPAKPKRNLLFSSSSRKERERAQTRTSEPLPPDILSPELRPNPPAAPPPLEATEAPPASFDTAWPKSERPRSPGEVSPQRWSPRPPSTPSSTFSENAATGRNEDQPQVTVLKSGVVEGMAYSLYSDGSIEAQMPEGMMRFASIDELRSHLDQRP is encoded by the coding sequence ATGATGGTTGTCATGTTGGTCGCCGGGTTTGGCTTCGTTTTGGCGGGCCTGCTGGCGATCGGCTTCGGTATCCCGGTCAAGGAGTTCAGTTTCGGCAATACGCTGATTCTCACGGGCGTTATCGGGGTTTGCACCGGCGCAATCATGCTCGGCCTTTGGATGGCCGTGCGGGAGTTGAAAAACGTCGCGCGGCGGCTTGGCGCGGGAATCTCGGCCGAACCGCACGGGGAAGTCGTGGCACAGCCGCTGGCCCCGCGCGCGCCAGCGCCGGGCGATGGCGGCTTTCTGTTCAGTCGCGACCAGCCGCCCGCAGCCGAGCATGCCGGCTACGCCGAACCGGCCGCGCCCGCAGCGCCGCGGCCGTGGCATGAAGAAGCCGCCTCGCGCGATCGCCCGCGCAACGAGGTGCCGCCAGAGACCGAGCCGGCCGAGGCCGCACCGCCCGCCAAGCCAAAGCGCAACCTGCTGTTTTCCTCGTCGTCGCGGAAAGAGCGCGAGCGCGCCCAGACCCGAACCAGCGAACCGTTGCCGCCCGATATCCTGTCACCGGAGCTTCGCCCCAATCCACCGGCAGCACCTCCACCGCTCGAAGCAACCGAAGCGCCGCCCGCTTCCTTCGACACTGCCTGGCCAAAATCGGAACGGCCGAGGTCGCCTGGCGAGGTCTCGCCGCAGCGGTGGAGTCCCAGGCCACCCTCGACGCCATCCTCGACATTCAGCGAAAATGCCGCCACCGGGCGAAACGAGGATCAGCCGCAGGTCACGGTCCTGAAGTCAGGCGTTGTCGAAGGGATGGCCTATTCGCTCTATTCCGACGGTTCGATCGAGGCGCAAATGCCGGAAGGCATGATGCGCTTTGCCTCGATCGACGAATTGCGCTCGCACCTCGATCAGCGCCCCTGA